The DNA window AGGTGGGCAAGAGGGCCCAGGCCCTCGGGCTTAGGGTTGACTTCGCTAGGCCTGACGTCGTTGTGCTGGTGCGCTTCCCCAGCGGCGATGCTGAGCCTCAGCCCAGGAGGCTCATGATAAGTGGAGTATACAGGAAGCTGAGGAGGGACTTGAGCCTAAGCCCGCGCGAACCCTCGCTTAACCCCCTGACTTCAAGGCTCCTGGAGATGACACAGTCGTCCAGGGTTGGCATCAAAGGCCTTGTGAGGGATGAGAGGGGTGTCAGGGCGCTCGGCCTTGGTATACCCGTGACATTCCTACTCGGCGGCTCCCGGGTCAGGTCAGCGCCCCCTGAGGGCACCGTGATAGAATCAGAGGGCGCCTCACTTGAAGTCAAGGGTGACGCCGCCGCTGTGGCTGATGAGGATCTATCTAGAAGGGTCAGGGTTTACAGGTGCGTCATCTATGCCGAGGGCGCCTCGCCCGCTGAGGTCAAGCTAGCGGCTGAGTCCTTGAAGGGCAGGGAGGCCAGACAAAAGGTTATGGGAAGAACTGTGAGCGGCGTCGTGAGGGAGGCCGCCTGCAACATAGTTGGGGACCTGGTGGAGTGCCTCATATCCCTTGACGAGAAGCTCTATGTTATGGAGCTCGTGAGCGGAAGGGGCTCTGAGCCCAGCCTGAGCGGCCTGCTGGGCAAGGAGGCCACGTGCGTCGAGGCTGACCTCCTTGGGGTCATAAGCCTCAGGTGAGGTCCATGTACTACGCCTTGAGGGAGGTCCTGGGAGGGCTCATAATACTCGTAATCTTAGTGGGGCTCATATTTAGGTCCAGGTACTTCCACAACGTACCTATATGGACTATAATGTCACTGGCTGCCTTCATAGCGATAGTTGGGGGCCTTGTCAAGCCTAACAACGTTGAGAGCTACGTTAACTGGGACGTCATACTTTTCCTTATAGGAATGTTCAGCATCGGAGCCCTGGCAGAGGAGTCCGGCCTGCTGGAGTACGTTACCTACGCCATTGCCTACAGGGTTAATGATAGGCTTATGCTTGTGGTTGCCCTCACCGCGGCCCTAGGCCTGATGGCAGCCCTTACAGTTAACGACGCGGTGGCAGCCATGGGCTCAATGATTATAGTGCCCATGGCAAAGGTGATAGGTATCGACCCAGAGCTTGCCATACTCGTGCTGGCCTTTTCAATAACTATAGGCTCTACCATGACCCCCCTTGGTAATCCCCAGAACATGCTTATAGCCATAGGATCTGGCGTGAGGGCCCCTCTGAGCACCTTCCTCCTCTACCTTGGCGTGCCGACCGTGGTGAACCTTCTTGTGACTGGCTACATCCTTGCTAAGATCTACGGCGTCAGCCACGGCAAGGTTACGTTGTACAAAGTGCCTGAGGAAGCGATAAAGAGCAGAAGGGATGCCATGCTTGCCGCAGCAGCTATAATCATAGTAATAGCGGCCCTCGCAGTTGATGACGCCCTTGAGCTGCTCAGGAGGCCTGCGCTAACTGAGATAGGAGTTATACCATTTACGGTTGCCGCAATAATATACGTTCTTTCGAGCAACCCAAGGGATATGATAAGCAGGGTAAACTGGAGCACTATACTCTTTTTCATAGTAATGTTCATAGCTATGGCCGGCGTCTGGGACTCCGGCGTCCTCCTGCCTCTCATGCACGCTTTCCTGCCAGCTGTCAGTGGGACCGTTGACGATGCT is part of the Acidilobus sp. 7A genome and encodes:
- a CDS encoding THUMP domain-containing protein translates to MERVADPVEQATAVLSKYPLCDRCLGRLFAGLGRGLSNAERGRALKLSILMRIHAAALAGQAPGYAKEVLTNMGQTAEGLYEQLFGSRPERRACYICNDKLDEFLESTPEKVARAVREWGGTTFLVGASVDPEVVQREEKLKAEFKLALGESIKSEIKREVGKRAQALGLRVDFARPDVVVLVRFPSGDAEPQPRRLMISGVYRKLRRDLSLSPREPSLNPLTSRLLEMTQSSRVGIKGLVRDERGVRALGLGIPVTFLLGGSRVRSAPPEGTVIESEGASLEVKGDAAAVADEDLSRRVRVYRCVIYAEGASPAEVKLAAESLKGREARQKVMGRTVSGVVREAACNIVGDLVECLISLDEKLYVMELVSGRGSEPSLSGLLGKEATCVEADLLGVISLR
- a CDS encoding SLC13 family permease encodes the protein MYYALREVLGGLIILVILVGLIFRSRYFHNVPIWTIMSLAAFIAIVGGLVKPNNVESYVNWDVILFLIGMFSIGALAEESGLLEYVTYAIAYRVNDRLMLVVALTAALGLMAALTVNDAVAAMGSMIIVPMAKVIGIDPELAILVLAFSITIGSTMTPLGNPQNMLIAIGSGVRAPLSTFLLYLGVPTVVNLLVTGYILAKIYGVSHGKVTLYKVPEEAIKSRRDAMLAAAAIIIVIAALAVDDALELLRRPALTEIGVIPFTVAAIIYVLSSNPRDMISRVNWSTILFFIVMFIAMAGVWDSGVLLPLMHAFLPAVSGTVDDAIRITASSLVLSQVLSNVPFVELFMIYMQSIGFASSNYLAWLTLAMASTIAGNLTILGAASNVIILETTEARYGVSVSYWKFMKIGSLVTLINVIIYLAYIIPLALVLHIAPY